In the genome of Magnolia sinica isolate HGM2019 chromosome 2, MsV1, whole genome shotgun sequence, one region contains:
- the LOC131235946 gene encoding uncharacterized protein LOC131235946 — MAFVSWEEPTKSPSIPCKFFLSALKDAFGQCHVFPIGRQSPLSLEDENPTSDIEDDQAVIILAVRSGAMKAKLRRKGSLTMESLCWVLSPATGELFIAPKGGKDEDHEEEDEDEAFFSVKSCFSHSSSASGVECKHVRSRSVLEEFCYLEGWPFGLYRKMMMLPPLPLSPSESWSWYRGNQTLMMS, encoded by the exons ATGGCCTTTGTTTCTTGGGAAGAGCCTACTAAGTCTCCTTCCATCCCTTGTAAATTCTTCCTTTCTGCTTTGAAGGATGCTTTTGGTCAGTGCCATGTTTTCCCTATTGGAAGGCAGTCCCCTTTGAGTTTGGAAGATGAGAATCCCACCAGTGATATCGAAGATGATCAAGCA GTGATCATCTTAGCTGTTCGAAGTGGAGCAATGAAAGCAAAGCTTCGTCGTAAGGGTAGCCTGACGATGGAAAGCCTGTGTTGGGTCTTATCTCCGGCAACAGGAGAACTGTTCATAGCTCCAAAGGGTGGAAAAGATGAAGATCACGAGGAAGAGGATGAAGATGAAGCCTTCTTCTCTGTGAAGAGTTGTTTTTCTCATTCTTCAAGTGCGAGTGGAGTTGAGTGCAAGCATGTTCGAAGCCGGTCAGTGTTGGAAGAGTTCTGTTACTTGGAAGGCTGGCCTTTTGGTCTCTATCGGAAGATGATGATGCTGCCGCCTTTGCCGCTCTCTCCATCGGAGTCTTGGTCATGGTATCGAGGGAATCAGACGCTTATGATGTCTTAG